The Drosophila subobscura isolate 14011-0131.10 chromosome A, UCBerk_Dsub_1.0, whole genome shotgun sequence genome includes the window ATTAAGCTAACATCGACGGTGATCAAGATTATACCCAATGCCCCACCACCGATTGCAACCGAGTCCAAGCAGCAGACAGATGCAAAGGCCCGGGCTGGCTCCAGGAAGCAACAAAGAGCCAACGCTGATCCCTTCGAGGAGCCAACCAGTGTGCTGTTGATGGTCTCGGAACCACCCAAGCCGCCACCCGTGGTGCAGCGTCTGTCGAGGAGTTGTCCCCCAAAGAGCACACAAAAGATGCCTGGACCCAGGCCTAAGCTGAACCAAGTCAGCATGGCCAGGCCTCAATCTCAATCGCAGTCTgcggcaccagcagcgacTGTTCCTCCTTCGACGAACTCGAAAATAGTGCGCAAGGCACAGCACAAGGTGCCGCGCACTGCCGAGGATGGCATCGACATGAGCTATCAGTATTTTGTGTCCATTCCGTTGAAGCGGGGCAAGAAGCCGCAGGCCGTGCGCTATTTGCACCAGTCGCTTGTGAAGAGTCTCAATCCCACCGTTCGGCACTCGTGCGGCCAGCGAATCAAGAAAAAGAAGGCGCAGCAGTGCGAGAAGGAAGAGCAGATGGACGAGAACCCACTGAAAGcagccgaggcagaggcagagccacagccagagttAGGTCCAGAGGAAGAGCTCGAGGCGAAGCCATTCCAGGAGCCGACACTCAAATTGGATCGCAAGTACATGcccatgctgcagctgctcacACAAATGCCATATCCGACGCAGACCGAGACCGAGCCGCAGCCCAAGTCCAAGGAACTGCAAACCCTGGAGTCAAAGAAAGATCTTCAAGAGACGACAAAAGATCCTCAAGAGTCATCAGGCGATCAGCAAGtggcaaaatcaaatcgtcAACTGGCTAGAACCGATCGTCAAGTGCCAGGAGCAAAGCCCCAGAAGCGCAGGACATCGATGCGACTTCTTCCGCCCAAGCGTTCGGTTCTGGTCGACTATAAGCCGGAGGCAACGCGTCTGGAATCCATCGCCGGTGCCCAGATCTCCTATCATACTCCGGTCCGCTTCATGCGGCGACTGGCGGGCGGAGAGGCACACAAGCGCCGCACTTCTCCGGTTGAagctcagcggcagcagaaggagcacaCGGAGCAGCCGATGGACAGGGTGGAGAGGGTGCAGAAATCCGTCAGCTTTCAATTGTCGGAgaccaagagcagcagcagcagcatcccactGACGGGCAGCGCAGAGCTTAAGATCGatgtgccagagccagagcctgtgccagtgccagccccAGTCCGTGGGCAGAGCAAATCCCCGAAGAAGCTGTCCAGCAGCAAGAAGCAAACCAAgagcacaaataaaatgaagaaGTTCTCCACCAAATAAAGGATTCCGCCACTCAGTTTTCCCATTCGATTTGTACTTTTCAAAGCGATTAAATAGTTCAGTTTCTGGGCCACAATTTTGGAGTTTTCTGCTCGGTTTCTTCGTTGTTTTGTTGACGATGACCTCACGCCTTCAGGGGGCGCAGCACCTGCCAAAGGTCAGGGGTTGTGTGGGCCACTTGGGCTCATTCATTAGGGCCGCAGCTATCGCCCCCTGGGCGGCACAGCTGAATGTGTGATTGTCATTAGCGTGGGATTAGTTGTGGGTTTGGCTGGGCATTGAATGGGGAAAGTGAAagactggcagcagctccaacaaaATACCCAAAAGACACCCAAAGTTACATTCAAATATAATATTCCCCCAGGGTACAGCTTATGTGAACTCCATGCAAAGGGCAGAACAAAATTGTTAATCTGATTAATGCATCTCTGTTTCAGGTTCCGCCATCAAGTTATATTAGTCTTTGTTTCGCCATTATATAGAATGTTGTCGCAAGTGCTCGAGTTGATACGTAGATTGCTCGAGGCACAGACAGGGGCCGTGTGCCGTGCACTGCTCCGCTCGCTCATCTCAACAGGTTCAAAGTGGCTTTTTGTAGTCACTAATTAGACACACAACTGGTCCCCTTTTTGTGCTCAATCAAAATGTACAGTGCGTCCCAAGAGTGCATCACACTTCATTGTCACAGTTGAGGCATCACGCTCGAACCATTTGTCATGGATCGAAACTCGAAATGGGAAACTACTGGGCAGTGCCCAGTCTACTGCTCTTCAATATATTCCCAAGTAAAAACCGATTTTACCATCATGAATTATCATACAATTATTCGAATTAACAACTCATTGGTTGCCACTCAAAATTATTCCAATTATTTTAATCGTGATTAGTATAATTGATCAATAATGAATCGCACTGTAACGCGCCTACTCATACATAAATGAttctacatacaaatgtactcAATTAGACGTGATTCCGCCTCGTAAATACCGTGCAAAGTGCCCATTGAACCTTGACGTTCGGCCGGCCTACCCAACCCTCCCTGTGGCAAACCCACAGAACGATACGATAACCACTCAAACAGGCCCTCGAACTCGGGGGACTCGAGACCAAACAGAAACCGTGGCAAACAGAAATGTCGTTGTCGTATCGAATAGAGACATTAGTTCCAATTAGAATCACCACCAGCGGGGCTCTAGCTAATGAATGGCCCCAAAAGGTGACAATGTGTGTGGTCCGACCTTATATACATTCTATCTACATATTATATACATGCTATATGTAGTTGGTGTCTAATATGTCTTCCGAGTATTTGGGTATGTACCCACAAATTCACGACAATCAAAGGCAATTGGATGTGAATATGATTTTGATATCGGTTACTGGGTCGGGCCCGAAAATCGAGTACAGTCCGAATGGAAGTGAAATCCCAACAACGGCCGGCGAGAGAGTGTCTAATTAAGATTTATGATGAATGTCAAGGCGACATTCGGGTAAAAGGCAGTGGAAAGCAAATTTTTGTTCCACAATGGCACTTAAaggccctcctcctcctccttctcctcctccggcaAGCTGTTCTACGCTGTTATATAGAGACACCCCGACTTTGATTATGCCGAGTGGCGAGTGGCACGAGCGGTGGGGTATGGCGAGTGCCGAGTAGTTTGTGTGACGAGTGGTTGGGGGGTTTGGCGAGTGTCTAGTCtagtggctggtggctggtggctgatGGCGGGTGGCAGGTGGCCATGGCCACTTTCCCGTAAGCATCTAAACACAACGTGACGCTTATCTACTCATACACTCGCGCTCACTCACACAAGGACCTTAATCGATTCCGataagagagagacacacacgtaTACAAATTGATGGGGTTCGTTCCACATAGGGAGAAggagatagacagacagaggaaCGGGAGGAAGGGGCAGCTGTAGAGCCGCAGAGATAGGCAGGGCCAGGGCTTTGCTGATTGTCTTATCAAGACGGATGTGAATTGGGGCTGTTGGAATTATAACAGTGACCCGTAATATAATACCAGAATACTCCGTATATTAGGTACGACAAATACTTTAAACTCAtttgcaaatacaattttggtATTGTTTTTGAAGAAGcccccaaaaaatattaaagatcCATTCCAAACTACTATTTCCCATTGATTTTTCGAATGgaattaatcaattttgatCATATTAAAACTaaagaaacaattttgaaaCGATTATTCGATAGGAATTGATCAATTGTGATCAAATTTAAGTATTTAATGcagtacaaaaatatgtacgaAAAGTTTCTAAATATTTCGAGCAAGTTCacaaattttagttttaatcaAATGATCAAAAAAATGCTGAAATCGCATACAAATTTGCAACGATTACTCCAATGGAAACTATCGATAAGTAAGGCGATAAATTATGGAatatggcaatggaaatgaagCCACTTTGATCACAAaaagatatgtacatttagCAATCTAACTGAACACCTGCATAGAAAAACTTATCTGCACAAATGAATCATATTACaagccaaaataaaattgagtCTCTAACAAGACTGACGTACAAACGCACAGACAGGGTTCTGTGAATGAGTCATTAATATGGGAATTATGATGATATTTTCAATGAAACTCAGCAGATAGATAGAGATAGCTGTTTCGGTATTACTTGCGAGAGAGTGCTAAAGATTCACGTATGATTTGCCTTAATGGCACGGGCACGGCATTATCTCGTTGCGGATGATTGAACAAAATTCTAGCTGCACACAGAGATCGAGTTGTATAACATCAGCCGGTTGGGTTCGGTCGGTGCTGGTGCTATCAACAGATCATGTAATCAACATTCAGCCAGAGATCGCACTCGCTCACTCTCGAATAGAGCACTGACAGAGGGAGGGAGCAATGGGGTGGGGGCAACTCAATTTAAGCGCGTTAAATCATTCTACACACAGTTTAATTAACactcagagccagagccagagccagggggatggatggatagaaaCTATTCCAAAAGTGTAAACAAAATTTCGAATATTAAATTTTCAGCAGGAGAGgaggaagagtgagagagagattacCGGGTAACCCGATGACGAATACCGGTTAAGAACCGTTTCCCTAGTCGCACATAAAAAATGATTTCACTGCGCGAGAGACACATGTTTGCCTTGAAGCCAGAACCCGTTTTTGAATGCAACACAAAcccacccccaacccccagcagcagccccatcagcatggcatctctctctctctatgttcCCCCTTTTTTAGACACTGCCGCCCAAAGACCTTGACCCGGTTGAAAGAGAGATGCCATGCGATGCCTTTGCTGATGAAATGAATTTCGAGCGAAAAGCCCAAGAAATTCCCGAACCGAACAATTGCTGCCGCAAGGCAATGTCAGGGCCAGCTGGATCTAGTTGTATATAAtgcatatactatatatagCGGTAATATATACCAGATATACTATATAtgtctacataaatatatacaccaTAATGATGTTGCGTGCGTATGCGTGTGTGGGCTGCACTCGACGCGAGAAAATCAATAGAGATATGCATCGAGAGATGCCGcccacacaggcagaggcacacacgcacaccactTGAATATAGAGGGCACACCCACATGGACACGCACCGAcatcatgcagcagcagcagcagcagcagcagcgggggcgGCACACCCACATCGCAGCAGGACCCCCCCAGTTAAGCCCTCatagggatagggatagggataACACACCCACTGGCACTCACTTGTTGGTAATTTCCAGGACATCGGACATCATGAGGCGATACTTGCGTCGAAACTCCTGGCCGCGCCGCGTCTCCAGCAGATATTTATTGCAGAAATCCGTCAGCGATACGAAGTAAATGAAGCCCAGGGACGTCAGAAAGAGTCCACGCTGCAGTGTGATCCTGTCGGTGGTGTTCGGTATCTGCCACAGGCTGCCGCACGCCAATCCCATCGATCCAATGGAGAAGGCCAGCGAGAAGTAGCAACCGCGACGCGGCCTGACCGGCGCTTTTGCATCGCCTACATCATCctggctgccacttccacttccatgcCTTTTCACACTCTCTGGCTCGGCCGAGGGCAGCGACTGGCCGTTGCGTCGCAGATGCATCTTCCTCCTGCGGGGGGCCGGGGCGGAAGACTGCGTTTGTTATGGCGCCTCTGCTTGCTGGCGGATCCGGAATGGGAGATCGATTTGGGGTCTGCTGGCTGGATAGCTCACAACCTGTTGACTGGACGGTGGCTGGGCTGACTGCGGCGTGCTGGCTGTTCGGGGCGGACTAGGCGTGACACGGTTGCattatggcaaacaaaaaataacaattgtaagctatacatatgtacatatatgtgtcAGTGTGTTTTTTAACTGTGCTTGTTCTGCCGAGCCACcaaccagtgtgaccgcgcaCTTATGGATAGGACATACCGTCTGACCCTCGGCAATATACCAactcatttttaaatatactgtACAGTTACCAATGAATCTTCAATTTAGATGGAGATGGTAAAGTTAGTTTTTGTACTTTAGTTTAAAATCATTGCTCCATATaccaggagaaggagaaggagaaggctTGGGCTAAGCTGGGGAAAATGAAGTTTCATCATATTCATAAGTATATTTAAAACTGACTGGTCGACAATGGGTTAATCGTTCTGTGTCTACAATCTCAAATCATATTCCCCACATACTCGCTTTAATATTACTGGCTAGCTCGAGCTCTCAGCAATGACAGCAAATTTCCAACATTCATATTCATGAATAGAGTCCGTAAAAGATGTAGCAGCCAACAATCTATTTCAATTTGTCGCACCAAAATATCGATGCAGCCAGCAGATATGTAGCAAATGTGTAGTTACCGTGTAGTTAACATGCAAAAAATGTCATTTTTTGTTGACCTACTTTGCTTAGAACCTATTTAATACGtaatcaaaaaaaaagtagtCCTTCAAATTAGCCAATCTTAAAGAAAACtgatttattaatttattaaattaagcGAATATGAAATCGAATATTAATTGACGAATATGATTCtcatcggtatatttttaaaatgagaaggtatctttcggtatatttctaagcgtcagacggtatatttgatcgataagtccgcggtaaCACTTGTCATAACACAAATGGTCTCACAAATTTTTCTGCCGCGAacaatgaaacaacaaaattttgtcgaatttttttctgaattcaGAAAAGTCCGTTGATATATCCCCACGAAAATATCCATATTGATATAtttgcaaaaaagaagaacactCATTATAttgtcaaaaaaaaatagacaTCAAAATTCgataaatcaatttacattCAACGTTGCAAGTGGCACGGGGAAAAGATGGCGAAAAGTTTCGGTAGTGCGTGCGCGCAAATTGCAATTCTCCTTACGCTATACGGTGCAATTGAGATAACGTCGGCAAGGTGTAAGTTGCAGTGCACTCGATTAAAATTAAGCTCCTCAATATGAAACAAAAGACGTCCCAAATATTGGTCTTCCATGGTGTATGTGgatgtatgtgtgcgtgtgtgtacgttttcctctctcagtctctgtccCTCCACTATCTATTTCTCTAGCACTCTCTATATCCAATGTGgttgcgtgcgtgtgtgtgtgtgtgagtgtaatTTTGGCTGTAAATCTGGTTGTTATTGCTTGAGTTTCTACATAATTTCTAgttgaaatgaaacaaaagaaatccaCGTAATGCATACTCTATCTAAAACTCATCGCCAGAGCACGAtacatgtgtgcatatgtatatgattttgtttgtacacaaaagacaaaatcatcatcatcggatGAGTACGATGATGGGCCAGGGGCCAGGGGTCGCTCTGACAgttggtattttttgttgtatggtGAAATTTCATCT containing:
- the LOC117903398 gene encoding mediator of RNA polymerase II transcription subunit 15 isoform X1 codes for the protein MFSNFTELSKAMEKSGERSGKFCQYVCPPVRLGSYPPVAARRPPLEALSGERRRQTNMQRKARKQLAGAAAAAAARRPGGVAPGANSAPAPSVRRRKLQHPVVEWIMSPCQNFEQDSDSDSAEHKVRQSSSRSLSAVVSRRQLESRTYIVPSQRIMEVAALKKAQVWPLLAKKERLEQQTMVRETQVETQPLGETSIESEVLVEPELELTVGQTHSSWSSTSQPQETEEQEARAWSKVRLIAGSSKAIKLTSTVIKIIPNAPPPIATESKQQTDAKARAGSRKQQRANADPFEEPTSVLLMVSEPPKPPPVVQRLSRSCPPKSTQKMPGPRPKLNQVSMARPQSQSQSAAPAATVPPSTNSKIVRKAQHKVPRTAEDGIDMSYQYFVSIPLKRGKKPQAVRYLHQSLVKSLNPTVRHSCGQRIKKKKAQQCEKEEQMDENPLKAAEAEAEPQPELGPEEELEAKPFQEPTLKLDRKYMPMLQLLTQMPYPTQTETEPQPKSKELQTLESKKDLQETTKDPQESSGDQQVAKSNRQLARTDRQVPGAKPQKRRTSMRLLPPKRSVLVDYKPEATRLESIAGAQISYHTPVRFMRRLAGGEAHKRRTSPVEAQRQQKEHTEQPMDRVERVQKSVSFQLSETKSSSSSIPLTGSAELKIDVPEPEPVPVPAPVRGQSKSPKKLSSSKKQTKSTNKMKKFSTK
- the LOC117903398 gene encoding serine/arginine repetitive matrix protein 1 isoform X2, which translates into the protein MFSNFTELSKAMEKSGERSGKFCQYVCPPVRLGSYPPVAARRPPLEALSGERRRQTNMQRKARKQLAGAAAAAAARRPGGVAPGANSAPAPSVRRRKLQHPVVEWIMSPCQNFEQDSDSDSAEHKVRQSSSRSLSAVVSRRQLESRTYIVPSQRIMEVAALKKAQVWPLLAKKERLEQQTMVRETQVETQPLGETSIESEVLVEPELELTVGQTHSSWSSTSQPQETEEQEARAWSKVRLIAGSSKAIKLTSTVIKIIPNAPPPIATESKQQTDAKARAGSRKQQRANADPFEEPTSVLLMVSEPPKPPPVVQRLSRSCPPKSTQKMPGPRPKLNQVSMARPQSQSQSAAPAATVPPSTNSKIVRKAQHKVPRTAEDGIDMSYQYFVSIPLKRGKKPQAVRYLHQSLVKSLNPTVRHSCGQRIKKKKAQQCEKEEQMDENPLKAAEAEAEPQPELGPEEELEAKPFQEPTLKLDRKYMPMLQLLTQMPYPTQTETEPQPKKDLQETTKDPQESSGDQQVAKSNRQLARTDRQVPGAKPQKRRTSMRLLPPKRSVLVDYKPEATRLESIAGAQISYHTPVRFMRRLAGGEAHKRRTSPVEAQRQQKEHTEQPMDRVERVQKSVSFQLSETKSSSSSIPLTGSAELKIDVPEPEPVPVPAPVRGQSKSPKKLSSSKKQTKSTNKMKKFSTK